DNA from Brachyspira aalborgi:
TCGATAAGCAAAGAGGCAAAAGAAATTAGAAAATACGATGTCAATGTAAATGCATTTTTAGATTTGAAAGCGAAGAGAATCGATGTCGTTATAATAGACGAAGTCGCCGCTCAATATTATATCTCGGAAGAAAAAGTCGATTTTGTAGTCGTTGAAAACAGCCCTTTAACCGAAGAGTTTTACGGAGTCGGATTTAGAAAAACTGACGCTAAACTTTTGGCTGAAGTCGATAAAATATTGGATGAAATGAAAGCGGATGGAAAAGCCTCTGAAATATCTCAAAAATGGTTTGCTAAAGATATAGTTTTAAAATAATCAATAAATAAACTTCTTAAAAAACCGTCATATTAATTTGTGGCGGTTTTATTTTTAATATAATCTAAATAAATATTTAATTTTTTATATTCGATTTTACGCATAAAATTTTCCATAAATTCCCAATTAGGCTGTCCTTTAGAATTTATTGGTAATAATATTCTATCATTTTTTAATCTATTTTCTGTTCGCCCATAACCAAAAGAATATTTTTCTTTAAAACGGCATAATATCGAAGCGACAAATAAACCCATATAGCGATTTATCCATTTTGCATAACCGAAAGAGTTGCTTGTAGTAGATATAAAATCTTCTTTTTTATAAACCGAATAGCCCGCTCCTCCGTCTCCTTGATTTACAAACATTATACAATTTCCTTTTTGTAATAAATAATTAGGCTCTACAAAACCGCTTACTCCATTATTATTTAATGTTGCCGATAAAAAAGAAACGCCGTTTATACTTTCTTTAGTTTCCTTATTTGTATTTTGACATTTGCCTTTTTCTATTCTTTCAAATAAATCGTTAAGTTTAAATTCTTTCCATTTTAAAGAAGATAATTTTAAATCTTTATTTATTATATTTATTTTATCTTTTTCTTCAAAAAAATACTCTTTTCCATGCGTTATCATATTAAATTCAAAAGTTAGATAATCAGCCATAGTTTTTTCAAAATCTTCTTCTTTAGGAATTTCATCATTAAAATAATAAAAACTATGCAGCCATTCGTCTTCCGCTTCGATAGTCGTTTTTACGCAAAATTTAGTTTCCGCTTCGGTTTCGCCTCGCCATACTTTTAATAAATGTTCTTTTCTATCTTTTTCATGAATAGTTTTTATCAATCCTTTATGCTTTTGAACTTCAAAACCGTCATCTTCAAAATTAATAAATTTACAAATTTTATTTTTATAATCATGCGGAATGCCTGCAGTAAAAATCGCTATGCAAGGATTTGTTCCGACTCTATAAAAAGTATTTTTGTTTAATGTTATCACGCCTTCTAAAGTATGCTTTTTTAAAATGCTTTCTTTAATCGCTTTTTCTTCTTTAGTTTTTCCCGTAACCGCGCTTTGCGGTATGATTACGATAACCTTTCCGCCTTTTAATATAGAATTGCATAAATGTTCCGTAAAAGATATTTCGGTTAAATTTTTATCCACTTTTCCTTGAGAATAAGGAGGATTCATAAATCCTACCGTAGCCTCGCAATCGGTTTGTAATTGTTTTGGATTTTGTTTTAAAAAGTCTTCGTTATTTAAATTGCTTTTGCCATCTCCTCTCAATACCATATTTGTAGTGGCAACGGCAAACATAAACGGCTGCAATTCAAATCCGAAAAGTTGATTTTGTCTAATATTATTTTTTTGCATTATATCGTTTGTCTTTGAAATCATATTATTCATAGCCGATACTAAAAATCCTCCCGTTCCGCAACAAGGGTCTAAAATAATATCGTTTGGTTTTAAATCGGCTAATTCGCAAAATAAATCCGTTATATGTCTAGGCGTCAAAACTATTCCCAAACTTTGAGCGTCTCCTCCGCTAAAACGCATAAATTCAGAATAGAATCTTCCCAAATAATCTTCAGAATTTTTTATACTTTTAATATTGTCGTATATTTTATTTTTTACAAATTCCGCATAATATCTCAAAGGCGTAGAATTAATTTTTATTCCGTTTTTATCAGAAATTTCGCATAATTCGTTAATCTTTTTAGTATCTTTAATAACCGAAAATTGAGACAATACTTTATCTCTTTTAGTTTCGGGACTTAATCTCGCCCTTTTTAAATTCTTTTCTATAAGCTCCCATAATTTTTGCCCGTCCGTAGTAGCTCCATCATTGTTTAGATAATCGATATTTAATTTATTTTCTTTCATTTCGTCTAAAGCTAAAAGTATTCCCGAAACTATTAAAGGTTTGTCGGCGTCTTTTATAGCTCCGTAATTTCGTAAACATTCATGCAAATATTCCGCGTCTTGTTTAACTTCTTCGTCTGTCGTTTCTTCTTTCGGAGTAATATTTAATATTTCTTGAGAATAATAACTTTCTATATTGTCTTCGTTTAGTAAAGTAAATGTTTCTAAATCGTTTAATTTTTTATCGAGTATTCCTCTTTCGTTAATAAAATACGGGCTAATTTTATGATGCTTTTCATCTCCGCTAACGCCAATTGCAATAATTTTTTTGAAGCTTGTATTTTTCGCCAAATGTTTTGCATAATGAATAGCGCCATTAACCGCATAATCTGTAATGCTTTTAATATTATCCAAATCTATGCAAGAATTAGAATCCAATTTACAATGCTTACTTAAATCGGATTTATCTTCTATAACGATTAAAAAGTCTTTCACTTTTGCAGTAAAATCTGGAAATCCGCTTTCGCCCGTTCCTTTCTTGCTTGCGCTTTTCAAAGCTTCGTCAACTTCTTTAATATTCGAGCCTTGAGCGGTAGCGTCAATATTCGCGCTTTGCAGTAAAGAATATACCCAAAAATCAGTTTTAATTTCTTTTTTAGCCATAAAAAACTCTATCAATTAAAAATATAAAATTAATTATATCAAATTATTAAAGTTTTGTAAATTATGTTAAGTTATGAAATTAAATAAGTTTTTATAAAATAATAATTTGAAAAATATAAAAAATATAGTATAATGATATTTAAATTTATTTTAAGGTTTTATTTCTTATGAAGAGAATATTATTAAATTTTTTATTTTTAACTTTAATTTTATTTACGATTATTTATTGTAAAAAAGAAAACGAAACGGTTGAAGAAGAAAATATTTACGATACTTATGTCAAGGGAAATTCGAATAATATATATCATAGCAAATATTCTAATGTCGTAAAAATTCAAGGCAGATATGTAGAAAAAACAAATAATTCTTTCTATCTTACTTTGGGCGGAAGAGAAGAAGGCAGATATGTAGAAAAAACGAATAATTCTTTCTATCTTACTTTGGGCGGAAGAGAAGAAGGCAAATATGACGAAAACTATAATATATTTGAAGCTATCAGATTTGGAAGCCTTCAAAGAGTGGCGGAAATAATAGAAGCGGATAACTCGCAAATCAAAGCCGAGTTATATAATGACGGAGAAGAAGAATATGAAGAACATAATGAATTTACGGGTAATTATTATAATATATATGGAATTAATCCTTTATCGTTTGCCGTATTCTATAGAGATATTGGAATAATTCAATATTTACTTGATAATATTAACGATGAATCCGTTTTATTGCATGGGGATGTAGACGGATGGAACGCTTTTGCTTATGCATGCGTGGTTGGAACAGTCGATATAATAAAAGCGCTTATTCAAAAATATCCCGATTTCGTTAATTGGGAAGATTCTTACGGAGCGAACGGGCTTCACATGGCGTCTTTAAATGGAAATATTTCAGTTTTAGATTATTTGGTTAATGATTTAAAAATAGATATAAATTCTAGGAATGACAAAGGAGAAGGAGTTTTATATTATGCTAACGATGAGGAAACCGAAGAAGCTCTTATAAAATTAGGCGCTAAAAGAAGAAAATATTACGATTATGACTATGAGGATGAATACGATTATTGATTTTATTTTTCTTAATTATTGATAAAATAAATCGATTATATTATTTAATAAATTTTGAATGAAATTTAATAAAAAACAAAAGGAAGGAAAAACAATGAAACAAACATTTTTAAGATTTTTATTTTTAACTTTAATTTTATTTACGATTATTTATTGTAAAAAAGAAAACGAAACGGTTGAAGAAGAAAATATTTACAACGCTTATGTCAAAGGCAATACGAATAATATATATCATAGCAAATATTCTAATGTCGTAAAAATTCAAGGCAGATATGTAGAAAAAACTAATAATTCTTTCTATCTTACTTTGGGCGGAAGAGAAGAAGGCAGATATGTAGAAAAAACTAATAATTCTTTCTATCTTACTTTGGGCGGAAGAGAAGAAGGCAAATACGACAATAACTATAATATATTTGAAGCTATCAGATTTGGTGGAAGCCTTCAAAGAGTGGCGGAAATAATAGAAGCGGATAACTCGCAAATCGAAGCCGAATTTGATAATGACGGAGAAGAAGAATATAATGAATTTGCGGACCATTATTATATTATAGATGGAGTTAATCCTTTATCGTTTGCCGTATTCTATAGAGATATTGGAATAGTTCAATATTTGCTTGATAATATTAACGATGAATCGGTTTTATTGCATAGAGACGAAGACGGATGGAACGCTTTCGCTTATGCATGCGCGGTTGGAACTTTAGATATAATAAAAGCGCTTATTCAAAAATATCCCGATTTCGTTAATTGGGAAAATTCTTACGGAGCGAACGGGCTTCACATGGCGGCTTTGCATGGCAATATTTCAGTTTTCGATTATTTGGTTAATGATTTAAAAATAGATATAAATTCTACGGATGACGAAGGAAAAGGAGTTTTACATTATGCTAAAGATTATAATATATATTATGAGGAAATCGAAGACGCTCTTATAAAATTAGGCGCTAAAAGAGATTATGACGATTATGAAGAGGATGAAGACGATTATTAAAAATAAATATGAATAAATTTATTAAAACAAAAGAAAGATTAAAAGAATTAATTGAAAATCAATATTTAATAATTGACGGCGCTACGGGAACGGAACTTCAAAAAAAAGAAATTAAAAAAGAAGAATGGATTATAAACGGAAATAATATTCAAGGATGCAATGAAATCTTAAATATAAACGCTCCGCATATAATGAAAGAAGTGCATATTGATTATTTGAATGCGGGAGCTAATATAATAAAAACAAATAGTTTTGGCGCTATTCCTTCGGTTTTGAGCGAATACGATATTTCAGAAATGGCTTATGAAATCTCAAAAAAATCTGCAATCATATCGAAAGAAGCTATAAAAGAGTTTAAAGAAAAAACAAATTCAAACAGAGATATTTTTGCAGCGGGAAGTTTAGGACCTGGAATAAGACTTCCAAGTTTAGGACAAATAAGTTTTGACGAACTTTATAAAGGTTATTTGGAAGCGATAAAAGGATTAATAGACGGCGGAGTCGATATTATTTTACTTGAAACGGCTCAAGATATTTTGCAACTTAAAGCGGGAATTTTAGCATGCAACGATATTGACGAAAATATTCCAATAATGGTTTCGGTTACAATAGAAAAAGAAGGCGCTATGCTTTTAGGAACGGATATTGAAACGGCTTATACGGTTTTGTCGAATTTAAATATATTTTCAATCGGTATGAATTGCGGAACAGGACCCGATATGGCAATGAGGCATATTAAAAAATTAACGGAAATATCTTATTTGCCCGTGTCGATTCATAGCAATGCGGGACTTCCTCAAAATAGAGGCGGTAAAGCATATTATAGCATGCAACCTGAAGAGTTTGCCGAAATTAACAGCGAGTTTTTTAATTTGGACGGACTTGCATTTATTGGAGGTTGCTGCGGAACTACTCCCGAACATATAAAAGCTTTATCCGAAATAGCTAAAAATTTTAAACCTAAAAAACCTAAATTAGAAAAACCGCGTCCTTATATTTCAAGTTTATTTAATATAGTAAGCATAAAACAAGAACCCGCGCCTTTAATGATTGGAGAGAGAAGCAACGCTACTGGAAGTAAAGTTTTTAGAGAGCTTATGATTGCAGGCGATATGGATGGAATGCTTGATATTGGAATAAAGCAAGTTAAAGCGGGAAGCCATGCCATAGATATTAACGCGGCTTGGGCTGGGCGAGATGAAATTGAAGATATAAAAAAAATACTTTCCGCTTATGTTAAACAAATATCTCTGCCTTTAGTTATTGACGCTATAAAACCTAATGTTATAGAAGAGGCTTTAAAAGTTTATGGCGGAAAATCAATTATAAATTCCGCAAATATGGAACAGGGAGAAGAAAAATTTGACGCTATATGCAAATTGGCAAAAAAATTTGGAGCGGCTATTATGCTTCTTACAATAGACGAAAAAGCTATGGCATTAACTTATAAAGATAAAATTTCTATGTGCGATAGAATGTATAATAGAGCGGTTAATATTCATAAAATTTATCCGCATGATATTATATTCGACCCTTTGACTTTTACATTAGCAAGCGGAGATGAAAATAGTTTTAACGCGGGAATGGAAACTTTAAATGCGATAAAAGAATTATCAAAAAAATATCCCGAAGCTTCAATAAGTTTGGGAGTTTCAAATATATCTTTCGGATTAAAAGAAGAGGCAAGAAAAATATTAAATTCAGTTTTTTTATACGAAGCTATAAATCATGGACTTACAATGGCAATAATAAATGTCGCTCAAATTCTTCCTCTTTCAAAAATATCGGATAAAGAAATAGAGCTTGCAAGAGAACTTATATATAATAAAAAAAATACAAAAGAGCCTCTTATAAATTATATAAATCATTTTTCAGACAAAAAAGAAATTAAAGATATAAATGTAAATATAAAAAAGCCAATAAGAGAAGCTATAAAAGACGCTATGCTTGACGGAGAATGGAAGGATATGCAAAACCTTTTGAATGAGGCTAAAACAAACAGCGATATATTCGGCGGAGAGAAAAAATTTGCTCAAGCTATAATTGACGAAATTTTGCTTCCGACAATGGACGATATAGGAGTAAAATTTGGAGAGGGAACTATTCAACTTCCTTTTGTTTTAGGTTCTGCGGAAGTAATGAAAAAGAGCGTTGATTTTTTATCGGAGTATTTAACGAAAACAAAACAGGAAAAAACCGCTAAAATAATTTTGGGAACGGTTGCGGGCGATGTTCATGATGTTGGAAAAAATTTGGTTGAAATTATAATTAAAAATAACGGATTTGAAACGGTTAATATCGGGACAAAAGTTCCGATAGAAAAATTTTTAGAATCTTATTTTGAAAATAATGCGGATTGTATAGGAATGTCGGGCTTGCTTGTAAAATCAACCGAAGTAATGAAAGAGAATTTAATTTATATAAAAGAAAAAGGATTAAAAATTCCAATTTTACTTGGCGGCGCCGCTTTGACAAGAGAATTTGTAGAAAAAGATTGTAAAGAAGCTTATGGAGGAATGGCTAAAATATTTTATTGCAAAGACGGATTTGACGATATAATAGCGATTAAGGAAATAATAAAAGATAGAGATTTAAATAATCGCAATAAATAATATGAAACAAGGGGCTTAAGTCCATTGTTATAAAGGAGTAAAAATGCAAATAAATCATAATAATCATTTACATTCTATAAATAAGCCTCCGTTTTATGGAAGCAAAGTTTTTGATTTTAATAAGAAAACCGAAAAAGAAGCTTTCGATATGATAAATAAAATCAGATTATTCAGAGCGGGTTTCGGATATTCGACAAAAAATCAGGATATGGAAAAATATAACGAAATGATTAAAAATAAAGTAGAGCCGAAATATGAGGAGATGAAAAATAATATTGTGGAAAATAATTTAATGGAAGTTGTAATGATTTACGGATTTTATAAAACATTTACAGAAAACGATAAACTTTTTATATTTGACGCAGAAGACAATAAATTAACCGACAAAATTATTGAAATTCCTTTAGAGAGAATGCCTAAAGAACCTTATAATTCTATAGTTGATTTTTTTGAAGAAAAAGAAGATACGATTGGTTTTACGGTTGTAAGTTTAGGAAATAAATTCGCAAATTTTTTGAAAATGTTATACGACAATTCGGATTATAAAGATTATTATTTTTATAATGCAATCGGAATAAATATAATCGAAAACTATGTCGATATACTTCAAACAAATATGGATAATTTGCTTTGTCTAAAAAATAACGGAAAGAGAAAGCATGTAGGATGCAGATATTCTTTTGGTTACAAAGCTTTGACAAATATGTTTGGAAATAGAATAATTTTCGACAGATTAAAACCCGAAAAATTTGGAATTACTTTAACCGAAAGTTATATGATGGACCCAGAGCTTACAACCTGCGCTATAGTTTCTTTTTGCGAGGATGCATATTATTTTGCAAATTAGTTTAATGTTGATAATTTTTTTATAAAATGAATTAGATAAAATTGATTAATATATCAAGTAAATAATCTTAAGCGTTATTTTATAAAAACTACTCTGAAATAGAATTATTATCAACCGTATCCGAATCTTCTTCTGTATAATCTTCTAAACTATCTTCATTATCAAAAGAATTATCATTTTCAGAAATTTCATTAATCGGATTTTCAGAATCCTCTTTTGTATTTTTTAAATCCTTATCGGAAATAAGATTTTTTATATCTTCCGCTCTTATGCTTAAATCCATTCTTCTTATAACGATTTTAGCGGTTTCTAAATCTACTCTATCTCCTAAAGAATTAAATAAAGTTATTTCGGCGTCTTCGTTTCTATATTGTTTCATTTCAAGAGTATAGCCTTCAAAATCAACCGCTTTTAATATTTTATTTTTTCCGTCATTTTCAATATCTATAGTTGTGCCATCGGCTCTCTTTTCGTTTATAATAGTTCTTCCGTCTACATAATTTTGAGCGGTTGAAGTCCCTCCATCCGCATAAATATTAATCGTTTCTGTATTTCCTAAAATATCTTTTGTCACCGTTATAGTAGAGCCGTCAGCTTTAACCGTAGTCGTCACGCTGCTAGAATCCGCCGCAACCGCTTCGATTATAGAGCTTGAATCTTTATTTAAAGTCGTAGTTTCTTTTGAGCCGTCTCTCCAAATTATCCTTTTTATTAAAGTTCCGTTTGGCATTTTTATTTCGCTTATAGTCTCTTCGGCTATAGTGTCGGTTATTATTGTTCCGTCAACTTTTTTCGTTATTACAGTAAAAGAGCCGTCATCGTTATAAGTTTTTGTTATTACGCTTCCGTCATCGGCTTTAACATTATAAGATAAATTTCCCTCTCCAGAACTTTTTGAATTTCTCTCTTCGACTCTTCCGTCTGGATAAACTATTTTCAAATTACTTATTCCGTCTTTATCTACAGTCGTAGTGCCTATGCTTCCGTCAATATAATTTGCAACTATCTTATAACTTCCATCTTCAATATTTTCAGTTTTAACGATTAAAGAGCCGTCAGTTTTCTTTATCTCCGTTATAATATTATCGTTTTCAGTTTTTCTATTTATAAAAGAGCCATCGGGATATAAAATATATTCGTAAATATCTCCTTTAGCGGTTTTATAATTTATAGATTTTGAATTATCGGCAAAATAACTTTCTGTTTTTTTATCGCCGTTTTCAAAAATAATTTCAATCTCTCTTTTACCGTAAGGATATAAAGTATCCGAAATCGTATAATCGTTTGAATACATTTTTATTTTTTCAAATTTTCCTTTTTCGTAAACTATTCTTATATCGTTTTCAAAAATAGTCTCTCTTATATAATCAAAATTCGGTGAAATATTTTCAGTCGTTGAGCTTCCGTCATTATTTTCGCTTATTCTATAATTATTCGTAAAAGGAATAAATTTTATTGAATTATCGTTTGTCCTTATTAAAGATATAACTTTATCCAAAGAATCTTTTTGATAATAATCATCTCCGACATTTTTTAAAAATATTTCATAAGATATTGCGGCGTTTGTTAAATCTCCCAAAGCTAAAAAAGTATGTCCCATATTAAGATAAGCGCTATAATATAAAGCGGAAGTATTATAAGAATCAAAAAATGCAATAGCGTTTGTAAAAACAATATTAGTGCCGTCAATAATCAAATCGGTAGTCGTTATAATATTCGTAAGGTTGCCTATAATTTCCAAATTAAAGTTTGTGTTATCTTCAAATATTACGGTTTTATTCGTAAAAAAATATTCGTTTGTAAAAGTATTCGTTATAATAATATTTGTAAATAAAGGTAATTTTGTAAAAGAATTATAAATATTTTTTTTATCTTTTGTTTGAATTAAATTTTCGCTCAAATCTTCGTTTAAATTCTCTTCAGAATTTTCTTCGTTAATTTCTTCTGTAATTTCTTCCAAATTATCATTATTTATATTATTTGAAGAATTATAATTTTCAATCAAATCTTCGCTTAAATTAAAATCTCCTATAAATACGGTATTTGTAACAACATTTTGCCAAATAGTAAATCCGTCTAAAATCTCTTCGTTTATATTTGACAAATAAAGAGAATATAATCTTTCCGCAGAACGATTATACCAAATCAAAGCCTCGTTATAATTTTTTAATTGATAATAAGAGTTTGCTATATTATTGCAATAAGAATAAGAATCGTTTATATCAAAAGCAAGTTTATAATATTCGATAGCGTTTTGATATTGCTTATCTTGAAAATAGCAAGCGCCAATATAATAATAAAGCATATCGTTTGTAGATAAAGGTCTTTTTTTCAAATATAAAAGAAATGCCTCTCGAGATAGATTATATTTTTTTTGAAAAAATAATTTTTCGGCGTTTAAAAATTCTCTGTCTAAATTTATAGAATTTGTATTTAAATTTTTTAAATCGGAATTTTGAGAAAATAAAAAATTAAAAAATACAATAAAAACTATAATAATTTTTTTCATAATATATCCTATTTAAATATTTTAAAAATTTAGTTTATTAGTTTAAGCGAATATATTTAAAACTATTAATTTTTTATATAGTCAAAATAATTATTAAACAGAGAAAATAAAATATACTCGCTATAGCCTCTAACTTTTTTTTCTTTATCCAAAACATCGTCTAAAAATTCAAAAGTATTCAAATTTGGATTTTCTATATAATATATTCTTTCTTTATTTAATAAATTAGGATTTTTTTTAAGCGCTCTTACAAGCGAAATTTCTTTTAATTTATTTTTTTTATCCTCTCTGCTATTATAATATGAAAATAATCTTTTTGATAAATCTTCAAATATAATTTTATTATAAGTAATAGCTCTTCTAACATCCGTATCCAATTCTATACCTTTATTATTAAGCTCTCCGTTGAATAAAGCTATCGAAATCGCGGATTTTATATCGAGTATAGTCGCTTTTTCCTCTTTTATTTTGAATTTTTTACTCTGCATAAAATTAAATATACGCCTTTAAATATGGTAATCGGCAATTATACAATTTAGAAAACAAGGGGTTGCAACCCCTTGTTTATACAATTTAAATATAATTCCGTTATGTTAATATATCGACAATAGAAATATTTTAATTAGACATTTTGATTGAAATAAAATCGTCATTGAAGTAAAAATTTATCATTAATGAAGTAATATATTTATAGTTAATTGCTTCGGCAGAGCCTCATAATGATGAAGAAATAAATTTTCATTGCAATCCGAACAGAGTGATGTGTGGTAATACACATTTAAAAAGTTAATTTTAAAAACAAAAATTTAAGGTTTCTGTTGATAAAAATTATACAAGAAAAAATATTTAATAAAACAAATTATAAAGTTTGCAATCAATCCTTATAATTAATCTTCACAAGCTTCAAATCTGCAGAAACCATAAACAAACAAGGCAAAAGTATCAAAGTTAAAAGAGAAGCGAATAAAAGTCCGTAAGCTAAAGCCATAACTATTGGAACGATTAAATCCGCTCTTCCGCCTATTCCATAAACTGTTGGAAGAAGTCCAAATATTGTTGTAATAGTAGTTAAAAATATCGCTCTAAATCTTTCGCTCGCTCCTTCAACTACGGCGTTAAACACATCTTTTTTATCTTTTATATTTCCGTTTTCAATTATTCTATTAATCAAATCAATCATTATTATTCCGTTATTAACGACAACGCCCGCAAGCCCGACTATTCCAACTCCGCCTACAAAAGACATTGGCATTTTATGAATAGCAAAAGCTAAAATTACTCCGATTATTCCAAAAGGTATTATTCCAAGTATCATTAAAGGCTGAACGAATTTATTGAATTGAAGCAATAGAACGACATAAATCGCAATTATTGCAAATAAATATCCCCAAGCAAGTCCGATTATAGAACCGCTCGTTTCCTTTACCTCGCCCGAAAAATCTACGCTTATTCCTGGATAATCTTTCGATATCGAATTAAAATAATCTTTCATAATATACATTACCTGCAAAGCCGTATTCTCTCCTTGAATAATATCTGCCGTCATAGTTATAGATTTTTTGCCGTTATAATGCATAATGCTTGATTTATTATTTGTAATTTGAATCGTAGCTATATCTTTTAAATATATTAATCTTCCATAAGTGTTTGGAATAAGAAGATTATATAAAGTATTTGTATTATGAGTATATTTTTCGTTCAATTTAACTCTAAAATCTAATCTATTATCAAACTGCTGAATTGAAGTCGCCACTATTCCCGAATAAACCGCTCTTAATTCTCTTGCTGCAATTGAAACATTTAAACCAAGTTCCGCCATTTTATCGTAATTAAATATAACTCTTAATTCTTCCTCGCCTATTTTATCGTCATCGTCATAATTTATTACTCCGCTTAAAGATAATAATTTTTCTTTCATTTTATTTTTTACTTCTTGCGCCTTCAAAGTGTCGTTTCCAATTATTTTTATATCAATCGCTTTGCCTGGATTTATTACAAGTTTTGTATTAATTGTTAAAAGTTCCAATTCTTCTTTAATTTTGCTTTTGTCTATCGCAAAATTCAAATCGTCAATTATATCGAAAGCCGTTTTTTCTCTATTATTTGCAGGGACTAAATATATCATAGTTCCCGCTAAATTATTTAATTCTTCCGATATTTCAACGCTATTTTTATCAAGTTGTTTTCCCGCTAAACTATAAACCGCTATTAAATCTTTATTGTCAATCGTTTCGTAAATTATATTTTCAATTTTAGATAAATATTCTTTAGTTTTATAAATTGAGCTTCCGATTCCCGTATTTATATTTATAACTATTACATCGGCGCTTGTATCGTAAACCAAAGTAAATTTTGAAAATATAGATTTTGAAATCATAATTGAAAATATTAAAATCGCTATAAAAAGTATAATTATTAAATATCTTATTTTAAGCGTAAAAGTTAATAATTTTTTAAAAGGAATTTTTAATATATTAAATAATTTATCTTTATCGAAGTCCAAAGGATTTTTCTTTTTATGCACTTTATAAATTATAGCGTCCATTCCCGTTAAAGTTTTCAAATTGTCTTTCGTTATTAAATTATTCGGAAGCAAAAGAATCGCTTGAAAAATGCTCGTAATTAAAGCGACTATAACAACTTTAGGATATTGATTAATTAATCTTCCCATAGTTCCCGAAACAAAA
Protein-coding regions in this window:
- a CDS encoding N-6 DNA methylase, producing the protein MAKKEIKTDFWVYSLLQSANIDATAQGSNIKEVDEALKSASKKGTGESGFPDFTAKVKDFLIVIEDKSDLSKHCKLDSNSCIDLDNIKSITDYAVNGAIHYAKHLAKNTSFKKIIAIGVSGDEKHHKISPYFINERGILDKKLNDLETFTLLNEDNIESYYSQEILNITPKEETTDEEVKQDAEYLHECLRNYGAIKDADKPLIVSGILLALDEMKENKLNIDYLNNDGATTDGQKLWELIEKNLKRARLSPETKRDKVLSQFSVIKDTKKINELCEISDKNGIKINSTPLRYYAEFVKNKIYDNIKSIKNSEDYLGRFYSEFMRFSGGDAQSLGIVLTPRHITDLFCELADLKPNDIILDPCCGTGGFLVSAMNNMISKTNDIMQKNNIRQNQLFGFELQPFMFAVATTNMVLRGDGKSNLNNEDFLKQNPKQLQTDCEATVGFMNPPYSQGKVDKNLTEISFTEHLCNSILKGGKVIVIIPQSAVTGKTKEEKAIKESILKKHTLEGVITLNKNTFYRVGTNPCIAIFTAGIPHDYKNKICKFINFEDDGFEVQKHKGLIKTIHEKDRKEHLLKVWRGETEAETKFCVKTTIEAEDEWLHSFYYFNDEIPKEEDFEKTMADYLTFEFNMITHGKEYFFEEKDKINIINKDLKLSSLKWKEFKLNDLFERIEKGKCQNTNKETKESINGVSFLSATLNNNGVSGFVEPNYLLQKGNCIMFVNQGDGGAGYSVYKKEDFISTTSNSFGYAKWINRYMGLFVASILCRFKEKYSFGYGRTENRLKNDRILLPINSKGQPNWEFMENFMRKIEYKKLNIYLDYIKNKTATN
- a CDS encoding ankyrin repeat domain-containing protein — encoded protein: MKRILLNFLFLTLILFTIIYCKKENETVEEENIYDTYVKGNSNNIYHSKYSNVVKIQGRYVEKTNNSFYLTLGGREEGRYVEKTNNSFYLTLGGREEGKYDENYNIFEAIRFGSLQRVAEIIEADNSQIKAELYNDGEEEYEEHNEFTGNYYNIYGINPLSFAVFYRDIGIIQYLLDNINDESVLLHGDVDGWNAFAYACVVGTVDIIKALIQKYPDFVNWEDSYGANGLHMASLNGNISVLDYLVNDLKIDINSRNDKGEGVLYYANDEETEEALIKLGAKRRKYYDYDYEDEYDY
- a CDS encoding ankyrin repeat domain-containing protein; amino-acid sequence: MKQTFLRFLFLTLILFTIIYCKKENETVEEENIYNAYVKGNTNNIYHSKYSNVVKIQGRYVEKTNNSFYLTLGGREEGRYVEKTNNSFYLTLGGREEGKYDNNYNIFEAIRFGGSLQRVAEIIEADNSQIEAEFDNDGEEEYNEFADHYYIIDGVNPLSFAVFYRDIGIVQYLLDNINDESVLLHRDEDGWNAFAYACAVGTLDIIKALIQKYPDFVNWENSYGANGLHMAALHGNISVFDYLVNDLKIDINSTDDEGKGVLHYAKDYNIYYEEIEDALIKLGAKRDYDDYEEDEDDY
- a CDS encoding homocysteine S-methyltransferase family protein, encoding MNKFIKTKERLKELIENQYLIIDGATGTELQKKEIKKEEWIINGNNIQGCNEILNINAPHIMKEVHIDYLNAGANIIKTNSFGAIPSVLSEYDISEMAYEISKKSAIISKEAIKEFKEKTNSNRDIFAAGSLGPGIRLPSLGQISFDELYKGYLEAIKGLIDGGVDIILLETAQDILQLKAGILACNDIDENIPIMVSVTIEKEGAMLLGTDIETAYTVLSNLNIFSIGMNCGTGPDMAMRHIKKLTEISYLPVSIHSNAGLPQNRGGKAYYSMQPEEFAEINSEFFNLDGLAFIGGCCGTTPEHIKALSEIAKNFKPKKPKLEKPRPYISSLFNIVSIKQEPAPLMIGERSNATGSKVFRELMIAGDMDGMLDIGIKQVKAGSHAIDINAAWAGRDEIEDIKKILSAYVKQISLPLVIDAIKPNVIEEALKVYGGKSIINSANMEQGEEKFDAICKLAKKFGAAIMLLTIDEKAMALTYKDKISMCDRMYNRAVNIHKIYPHDIIFDPLTFTLASGDENSFNAGMETLNAIKELSKKYPEASISLGVSNISFGLKEEARKILNSVFLYEAINHGLTMAIINVAQILPLSKISDKEIELARELIYNKKNTKEPLINYINHFSDKKEIKDINVNIKKPIREAIKDAMLDGEWKDMQNLLNEAKTNSDIFGGEKKFAQAIIDEILLPTMDDIGVKFGEGTIQLPFVLGSAEVMKKSVDFLSEYLTKTKQEKTAKIILGTVAGDVHDVGKNLVEIIIKNNGFETVNIGTKVPIEKFLESYFENNADCIGMSGLLVKSTEVMKENLIYIKEKGLKIPILLGGAALTREFVEKDCKEAYGGMAKIFYCKDGFDDIIAIKEIIKDRDLNNRNK